Proteins from one Caulobacter sp. 73W genomic window:
- a CDS encoding amidohydrolase family protein: MIIDCHGHYTTAPSAHDVWRDAQKAAFKSGGDVDPAYPDISDDEIRETIEKNQLRLLKERGADMTIFSPRASTMAHHVGDEAVSQAWTRRCNDLIKRVVDLYPETFIGVCQLPQSPGVSITNSIAELERCVNELGFIGCNLNPDPSGGHWTAPPLTDRAWYPFFEKMVELDVPAMVHVSGSCNANFHATGAHYINADTTAFMQFLQGDLFADFPTLRFIIPHGGGAVPYHWGRYRGLADMLKKPALRDHVMKNVYFDTCVYHQPGIDLLFKVIDVENILFGSEMVGAVRGIDPETGDYFDDTKRYIDRLQISAEDKAKVFSGNARRVYPRLDAALKARGL; encoded by the coding sequence ATGATCATTGATTGCCACGGCCACTACACCACGGCCCCTTCCGCTCACGACGTGTGGCGCGACGCGCAGAAGGCCGCTTTCAAGTCGGGCGGCGACGTCGATCCGGCCTATCCGGACATCTCCGATGACGAGATCCGCGAGACCATCGAGAAGAACCAGCTGCGCCTGCTCAAGGAGCGCGGCGCCGACATGACCATCTTCAGCCCGCGCGCCTCGACCATGGCGCACCATGTGGGCGACGAGGCGGTGAGCCAGGCCTGGACGCGCCGCTGCAACGACCTGATCAAGCGGGTGGTCGATCTCTATCCGGAGACCTTTATCGGGGTCTGCCAGCTGCCGCAGTCGCCTGGCGTGTCGATCACCAACTCGATCGCCGAGCTCGAGCGCTGCGTGAACGAGCTGGGCTTCATCGGCTGCAACCTCAATCCCGACCCGTCGGGCGGCCACTGGACCGCCCCGCCCCTGACCGACCGGGCCTGGTATCCGTTCTTCGAGAAGATGGTCGAACTGGACGTGCCGGCGATGGTTCACGTCTCGGGCAGCTGCAACGCCAACTTTCACGCCACCGGCGCCCATTACATCAACGCCGACACCACCGCCTTCATGCAGTTCCTGCAGGGCGACCTGTTCGCCGACTTCCCCACCCTGCGGTTCATCATCCCGCACGGCGGCGGCGCGGTTCCTTATCACTGGGGCCGTTATCGCGGCCTGGCCGACATGCTGAAGAAGCCGGCCCTGCGCGATCACGTGATGAAGAACGTCTATTTCGACACCTGCGTCTATCACCAGCCGGGCATCGACCTGCTGTTCAAGGTGATCGACGTCGAGAACATCCTGTTCGGCTCGGAGATGGTCGGCGCGGTGCGCGGGATCGACCCGGAAACGGGCGACTATTTCGACGACACCAAGCGCTACATCGACCGGCTCCAGATCAGCGCCGAGGACAAGGCCAAGGTGTTTTCAGGCAATGCGCGGCGCGTCTATCCCCGCCTCGACGCGGCTCTGAAGGCGCGGGGGCTCTAG
- a CDS encoding amidohydrolase family protein, with amino-acid sequence MSAFEMDADWLPFHPQPSKPTFTPPPGAVDAHCHVFGPGDQFPYAPERKYTPCDAGRDTLYALRDHLGFARNVVVQATCHGADNRAMVDALIHSGGKARGVATVKSDISAEELAQMHEAGVRGVRFNYVKRLVDPKPDAYYRGIIEKIAALGWHVVIYFEAADLAEKWDFFTSLPTTVVVDHMGRPDVTKSVDGPEFGLFLRFMEENPNVWSKVTCPERLSKSGPPTYDDVVPFAKAVVDRFPDRVLWGTDWPHPNLNMVGHMPDDGKLVDMIPRIATTAELQRKLLVDNPMRLYWPEEAK; translated from the coding sequence ATGAGCGCCTTCGAGATGGACGCCGACTGGCTGCCCTTTCATCCGCAGCCGTCCAAGCCGACCTTCACCCCGCCGCCCGGCGCGGTGGACGCCCACTGCCACGTCTTCGGCCCGGGGGATCAGTTCCCTTATGCGCCGGAGCGCAAGTACACCCCGTGCGATGCGGGGCGCGACACGCTCTACGCCCTGCGCGACCACCTAGGCTTCGCGCGCAACGTAGTGGTCCAGGCCACCTGCCACGGCGCCGACAACCGGGCCATGGTCGACGCCCTGATCCACTCCGGCGGCAAGGCCCGGGGCGTGGCGACGGTGAAGTCGGACATCAGCGCCGAGGAGCTGGCGCAGATGCACGAGGCCGGCGTGCGCGGCGTGCGCTTCAACTATGTCAAGCGCCTGGTCGATCCCAAGCCCGACGCCTACTACCGCGGCATCATCGAGAAGATCGCCGCCCTGGGCTGGCATGTGGTGATCTATTTCGAGGCCGCCGACCTGGCCGAGAAGTGGGACTTCTTCACCTCGCTGCCGACCACCGTGGTCGTCGATCACATGGGCCGCCCCGACGTGACCAAGAGCGTCGACGGGCCGGAGTTCGGCCTCTTCCTGCGCTTCATGGAGGAGAACCCCAACGTCTGGTCCAAGGTCACCTGCCCCGAGCGCCTGTCGAAGTCTGGCCCGCCGACCTATGACGACGTGGTCCCCTTCGCGAAGGCGGTCGTCGATCGCTTCCCGGACCGCGTCCTGTGGGGCACCGACTGGCCGCACCCGAACCTGAACATGGTCGGGCACATGCCCGACGACGGCAAGCTGGTGGACATGATCCCGCGCATCGCGACCACCGCCGAGCTGCAACGCAAGCTGCTGGTCGACAATCCCATGCGGCTCTACTGGCCCGAGGAGGCGAAATGA
- the ligA gene encoding protocatechuate 4,5-dioxygenase subunit alpha, protein MSEPEDLLDIPGTTVFTAAQSRRGFHLNQFCMSLMKAPNREAFKADERAYLNQWPMTEEQKQAVIDRDYNRMLGLGGNIYFLAKIFATDGKSFQYAASLMTGMSQEDYVAMMIAGGRSPDGVRSIKNGN, encoded by the coding sequence ATGAGCGAGCCCGAAGACCTGCTCGACATCCCTGGCACCACGGTGTTCACCGCCGCCCAGTCGCGGCGCGGGTTCCACCTGAACCAGTTTTGCATGTCGCTGATGAAAGCCCCCAACCGCGAGGCCTTCAAGGCCGACGAGCGGGCCTATCTGAACCAGTGGCCGATGACCGAGGAGCAGAAGCAGGCGGTCATCGACCGCGACTACAACCGCATGCTCGGCCTGGGCGGAAACATCTATTTCCTCGCCAAGATCTTCGCCACGGACGGCAAGAGCTTCCAGTACGCCGCCAGCCTGATGACCGGCATGAGCCAGGAAGACTACGTGGCCATGATGATCGCCGGCGGCCGCTCGCCCGACGGCGTGCGATCCATCAAGAACGGGAACTGA
- a CDS encoding class III extradiol dioxygenase subunit beta, translated as MARITAGLATSHVPAIGAALDLGKTQDDYWKPVFAGYDWAKAWVKDEKPDVVILVYNDHASAFSLELIPTFAIGCAESFAPADEGFGPRPVPVVEGHPDLAWHIAQSTILDEFDMTIVNKMDVDHGLTVPLSLVFGQPDAWPVKVIPIAVNVVQYPPPTGNRCWKLGEAIARAVESFPEDLNVQIWGTGGMSHQLQGPRAGLINREFDIAFLDKLTADPDALRAMQHVEYLRESGSEGIELVMWLIMAGALGKGAQELHRFYHVPASNTAVGHIVLRPPQT; from the coding sequence ATGGCGCGTATCACCGCCGGCCTCGCCACCAGCCACGTGCCGGCCATCGGCGCAGCCCTGGACCTGGGCAAGACGCAGGACGACTACTGGAAGCCGGTCTTCGCCGGCTACGACTGGGCCAAGGCCTGGGTCAAGGACGAGAAGCCCGACGTCGTCATCCTGGTCTACAACGACCACGCCTCGGCGTTCTCGCTGGAGCTGATCCCTACCTTCGCCATCGGTTGCGCCGAGAGCTTCGCGCCCGCCGACGAGGGCTTCGGCCCGCGCCCGGTGCCGGTCGTCGAAGGCCACCCGGACCTGGCCTGGCACATCGCCCAGTCGACCATCCTCGACGAGTTCGACATGACCATCGTCAACAAGATGGATGTCGATCACGGCCTGACGGTGCCGCTGTCGCTGGTGTTCGGCCAGCCCGACGCGTGGCCGGTGAAGGTGATCCCGATCGCCGTCAACGTCGTGCAGTACCCGCCGCCCACCGGCAACCGCTGCTGGAAGCTGGGCGAGGCCATCGCCCGGGCGGTGGAGAGCTTCCCCGAAGATCTCAATGTGCAGATCTGGGGCACCGGCGGCATGAGCCATCAGTTGCAGGGTCCGCGCGCGGGCCTGATCAACCGCGAGTTCGACATCGCCTTCCTCGACAAGCTGACCGCCGATCCGGACGCCCTGCGGGCGATGCAGCACGTCGAGTACCTGCGCGAGTCCGGCTCCGAAGGCATCGAGCTGGTCATGTGGCTGATCATGGCCGGCGCCCTGGGCAAGGGCGCGCAAGAACTTCACCGTTTCTATCACGTTCCGGCGTCCAACACCGCCGTGGGCCACATCGTCCTGCGTCCGCCGCAGACCTGA
- a CDS encoding Gfo/Idh/MocA family oxidoreductase, translating into MTRIALAGAGAFGIKHLDGLKNIEGVEIVSIISRTLEQAQDVAAKYGAKHASTELADALARDDVDAVILCTPTQMHAAQAIACLEAGKHVQVEIPLADSLADAEAVLAAQKKAGKVAMVGHTRRFNPSHQYVHNKIKAGEVNLQQMDVQTYFFRRKNLNALGQPRSWTDHLLWHHAAHTVDLFAYQSGEIVEAHAMQGPKHPELGIAMDMSIQLKSITGAICTLSLSFNNDGPLGTFFRYICDNGTYIARYDDLVNGKEEPIDVSKVDVSMNGIELQDREFIAAIREGREPNSSVAQVLPCYRILDKLDKQLEG; encoded by the coding sequence ATGACCCGCATCGCACTCGCCGGCGCCGGCGCGTTCGGCATCAAGCATCTCGACGGCCTCAAGAACATCGAGGGCGTCGAGATCGTCTCGATCATCAGCCGCACCCTGGAACAGGCCCAGGACGTGGCCGCCAAGTACGGAGCCAAGCACGCCTCCACCGAACTGGCCGACGCCCTGGCCCGCGACGATGTCGACGCGGTGATCCTATGCACCCCGACCCAGATGCACGCCGCCCAGGCGATCGCCTGCCTGGAAGCGGGCAAGCATGTGCAGGTGGAGATCCCGCTGGCCGACAGCCTGGCCGACGCCGAGGCCGTGCTGGCCGCCCAGAAGAAGGCCGGCAAGGTGGCCATGGTCGGCCATACCCGCCGCTTCAACCCATCCCACCAGTACGTCCACAACAAGATCAAGGCGGGCGAGGTGAACCTGCAGCAGATGGATGTGCAGACCTACTTCTTTCGGCGCAAGAACCTGAACGCCCTGGGCCAGCCGCGCAGCTGGACCGACCACCTCTTGTGGCACCACGCGGCCCACACGGTGGACCTGTTCGCCTATCAGTCGGGCGAGATCGTCGAGGCCCACGCCATGCAGGGGCCCAAGCATCCCGAGCTGGGCATCGCCATGGACATGTCGATCCAGCTGAAATCGATCACCGGCGCGATCTGCACCCTGTCGCTGAGCTTCAACAACGACGGACCGCTGGGCACCTTCTTCCGCTACATCTGCGACAACGGTACCTACATCGCCCGCTACGATGACCTGGTGAACGGCAAGGAAGAGCCGATCGACGTCAGCAAGGTGGACGTGTCGATGAACGGCATCGAACTGCAGGACCGCGAGTTCATCGCCGCGATCCGCGAAGGCCGCGAGCCCAACAGCTCGGTGGCGCAGGTGCTGCCCTGCTACCGGATCCTCGACAAGCTGGACAAGCAGCTGGAAGGCTGA
- a CDS encoding TonB-dependent receptor, whose product MSTSAHAEADIDADVSEVIVTGVADRQLLLDATTATGSRMGLTARETPAIVDILSERQIREFGARTNVEALNRAPGVTSSLPATSPGAPTMRGFTGGSVGLLYDGVRVATPGIMSRATDSFLYERIEILKGPASVLYGEGALAGAINLSPKKARIGGSGGELLASYGSFNTTRLAADLSVPLSDKIAVRAVGAYGRTDGFVDDTDSNFLAASLSVALQPTDRLSLDLAVDYSQDEYNTADYGIPLVPTAVAKRPSSAATGPGGLVIDRAMRKTNLNVADGILDSDTLWLRSKLRYEINDQLSFQNDLSRYHSDRRFINAEIYGFNPATSLIDRSTGIITHDIDYWIERPALVGDVMIGGLRDRFTLGAEFSTLQFATRRYFATTTSVDPSNPIRGRFPGGSSAPLPPINSNATVKVASIFAENALDLTDRLLVAGGARYDWIDFERHLAPSTHIERDYGALSWRMGAVYDLASKTQIFAQYAEAIVPVGNFLLLSLANARFDLTTGRSVEGGLKSSFWDDRIDLTVAAYHIVQDDIVTRDPTNPTLSIQGGKQSARGVELSMSAAVTRQLRIDANYTRLNARFDELIEAGGVSREGKTPPRIPESIANLFAFYSVEGTPLTLSAGIRHAGRFFTDNANQVRARGYTTVDAAIGYRLGRAEITLRGRNLTNAFYVDYTDVSTQQFQVAAPRSVEIAISTRF is encoded by the coding sequence GTGAGCACGAGCGCTCACGCCGAGGCTGACATCGACGCCGATGTCAGCGAGGTCATCGTCACGGGCGTCGCCGACCGTCAGCTGCTCCTCGACGCAACGACCGCCACGGGCAGCCGGATGGGACTGACCGCCCGCGAGACGCCGGCCATCGTCGATATTCTGTCGGAGCGGCAGATTCGCGAGTTCGGCGCGCGCACCAATGTCGAGGCCCTCAACCGCGCGCCCGGCGTGACCTCGTCGCTGCCCGCTACTAGCCCCGGCGCGCCGACCATGCGCGGCTTCACCGGCGGTTCGGTCGGACTGCTCTATGACGGCGTGCGGGTCGCGACCCCCGGCATCATGTCACGGGCGACCGACAGCTTCCTGTATGAGCGGATCGAGATCCTCAAGGGTCCGGCTTCGGTGCTCTACGGCGAAGGCGCTCTGGCCGGTGCCATCAACCTTTCGCCCAAGAAGGCGCGCATCGGCGGCAGCGGCGGCGAGCTGCTGGCCAGCTACGGCAGCTTCAATACGACACGCCTGGCCGCCGATCTGAGCGTTCCGTTGAGCGACAAGATCGCGGTCCGCGCCGTCGGCGCCTATGGCCGCACCGATGGTTTCGTCGATGACACGGACAGCAACTTCCTGGCGGCCAGTCTCAGCGTCGCCCTGCAGCCCACCGACCGCCTGAGCCTGGATCTGGCCGTCGATTACAGCCAGGACGAATACAACACCGCCGACTACGGCATTCCCCTGGTTCCAACGGCGGTCGCCAAGAGGCCCTCCAGCGCCGCCACCGGCCCGGGCGGCCTCGTCATCGACCGCGCCATGCGCAAGACCAACCTCAATGTCGCCGACGGCATACTGGATTCCGACACGCTGTGGCTGCGCTCGAAGCTGCGTTACGAGATCAACGATCAGCTTAGCTTCCAGAACGATCTGAGCCGCTATCACTCCGATCGTCGCTTCATCAATGCGGAGATCTACGGGTTCAATCCGGCGACCAGCCTGATCGACCGTTCCACCGGCATCATCACCCACGACATCGACTACTGGATCGAACGCCCGGCGCTTGTCGGCGATGTGATGATCGGCGGATTGCGCGACCGCTTCACGCTTGGCGCCGAGTTCAGCACCCTCCAGTTCGCCACGAGGCGATACTTTGCAACCACCACTTCGGTCGACCCGAGCAATCCGATCCGCGGACGCTTTCCAGGCGGATCCAGCGCGCCCTTGCCGCCGATCAATTCGAACGCGACGGTCAAGGTCGCCTCGATCTTCGCCGAGAACGCCCTCGATCTGACGGACCGCCTGCTGGTCGCGGGCGGCGCGCGTTACGACTGGATCGATTTTGAACGCCATCTGGCGCCCTCGACCCATATCGAGCGCGACTATGGCGCGCTGTCATGGCGCATGGGGGCGGTTTACGACCTCGCGTCCAAGACCCAGATCTTCGCGCAGTACGCCGAAGCGATCGTTCCCGTCGGCAACTTCCTGTTGCTGTCCCTGGCCAACGCCCGGTTCGATCTGACGACCGGCCGCTCGGTGGAAGGCGGCCTCAAGTCGAGCTTCTGGGACGACCGGATCGACCTGACCGTGGCGGCCTATCACATCGTCCAGGACGACATCGTCACCCGCGATCCGACCAATCCGACCCTGTCGATCCAGGGCGGGAAGCAGTCGGCGCGCGGCGTCGAGCTGTCGATGTCGGCGGCGGTCACGCGCCAGCTGCGCATCGACGCCAACTACACACGCCTGAACGCACGCTTCGACGAACTGATCGAGGCCGGTGGAGTCAGCCGGGAAGGCAAGACGCCGCCCCGCATTCCGGAATCCATCGCCAATCTCTTCGCCTTCTATTCGGTGGAAGGCACGCCGCTGACCCTGAGCGCCGGCATCCGCCACGCCGGACGCTTTTTCACGGACAACGCAAATCAGGTGCGCGCGCGTGGGTACACCACCGTGGACGCCGCGATCGGTTATCGGCTCGGCCGCGCCGAGATCACGCTTCGCGGCCGCAATCTGACCAACGCCTTCTACGTCGACTACACCGACGTCTCGACCCAGCAGTTCCAGGTCGCCGCGCCGCGAAGCGTGGAGATCGCCATCTCCACCCGCTTCTAG
- a CDS encoding ABC transporter ATP-binding protein yields MSALALKNFSLSFDGAKAVDGLNLTLQPGEVYALLGPNGAGKTTTLNMILGFLKPDSGSIEIDGVDAVRDALTARRAVAYLPETVMLQPNLSAVENLRYFALLAGRKLDAATARSLLDEAGLQAEAHGRRADGFSKGMRQKVGVAIALAKNAKVLLLDEPTSGLDASAASDLSVLIRSSSQRGLAVLMATHDLFRVKDVAHRLGILRAGRLMEERDAAALGPVELERLYLERLAA; encoded by the coding sequence ATGTCCGCCCTGGCGCTCAAGAATTTTTCGCTCAGCTTCGACGGCGCCAAGGCCGTCGATGGTCTGAATCTGACGTTGCAGCCTGGCGAGGTCTACGCCCTGCTCGGCCCTAACGGCGCAGGCAAGACCACCACGCTCAACATGATCCTTGGGTTCTTGAAGCCGGACAGCGGCTCCATCGAGATCGATGGCGTCGATGCGGTGCGCGACGCGCTGACCGCGCGGCGCGCGGTCGCCTACCTGCCTGAGACAGTCATGCTTCAGCCCAATCTGAGCGCGGTGGAGAACCTGCGTTACTTCGCTCTGCTGGCCGGCCGTAAGCTCGATGCCGCGACCGCTCGGAGCCTGCTCGATGAGGCCGGCCTTCAAGCCGAAGCCCACGGGCGCCGCGCCGACGGCTTCTCCAAGGGGATGCGTCAGAAGGTTGGGGTGGCCATCGCCTTGGCCAAGAACGCCAAGGTCCTGCTTCTGGACGAGCCGACCTCGGGTCTCGACGCGAGCGCCGCAAGCGACCTTTCCGTGCTTATCCGCTCGTCGTCGCAGCGCGGGCTTGCGGTCCTGATGGCCACTCATGACCTTTTCCGGGTCAAGGACGTGGCCCATCGGCTGGGCATTTTGCGCGCCGGTCGGCTGATGGAGGAGCGTGACGCCGCCGCCCTTGGCCCCGTGGAGCTGGAGCGGCTCTATCTGGAGCGCCTGGCGGCATGA
- a CDS encoding DUF3526 domain-containing protein, whose product MTGLITLELAVLRRDPRAFGSLIALGVLILVAFTAHASSNFQSDRAKAQVAAAERARWVGQGEKDPHSAAHYSIFAFKPSPVLAPLDPGAEPFVGQSVWLEAHHQNDMLNRPQQNASLLQRAAFASPAGLLTSFAPLVVFLLGFTLVAQDRERGGLRLALGAAIHPARLVAARATATWIAASLTLVAPAALAAGAWAIVQGRLDLDIAARLLAWSAAMAAYLAVAAVCAVTICLRAANARLALAALFGAWIAFALAAPRLIDGAVEAWRPLPSSQSVKQQIARDAPAFWSDEQNARNRIALMARYGVKRYEDIPNARMAELDLMERHSHQVFDRVLGGFYAKVADQDRLFSALSAGSPAAGAQVLSAAAVGSDFSHHRHFIDQAERYRRDLVNAMNADGMAHRAQGTERHLNDETLWSSIPPFAYSAPRLDRAAGTAWPALAALFAWLLAAIFALRLTARKLKP is encoded by the coding sequence ATGACCGGTCTGATCACGCTTGAGCTTGCGGTGCTCCGCCGCGATCCCCGCGCGTTCGGCTCGCTCATCGCCCTGGGGGTTCTCATCCTCGTGGCGTTCACCGCACACGCCTCGTCCAACTTCCAGTCCGACCGCGCCAAGGCGCAGGTGGCCGCCGCCGAGCGCGCCCGCTGGGTAGGCCAGGGCGAGAAGGATCCGCACAGCGCCGCCCACTACAGCATCTTCGCCTTCAAGCCATCGCCCGTCCTGGCGCCCCTCGATCCGGGCGCTGAGCCTTTCGTGGGTCAGAGCGTGTGGCTGGAAGCCCACCACCAGAACGACATGCTCAATCGGCCGCAGCAGAACGCCTCGCTGCTGCAGCGCGCCGCCTTCGCCAGTCCCGCCGGTCTGCTGACCAGCTTCGCGCCCCTTGTCGTCTTCCTGTTGGGCTTCACCCTCGTCGCCCAGGACCGTGAGCGCGGCGGTTTGCGACTGGCGCTAGGCGCGGCCATTCACCCGGCGCGGCTGGTTGCGGCTCGGGCGACCGCGACGTGGATCGCCGCGAGCCTGACCCTCGTCGCCCCCGCGGCGCTCGCCGCAGGAGCCTGGGCCATCGTTCAGGGCCGGCTTGATCTGGATATCGCCGCGCGCCTCCTCGCCTGGTCGGCGGCCATGGCGGCCTATCTCGCCGTGGCGGCTGTCTGCGCGGTGACGATCTGTCTTCGCGCGGCCAACGCCCGCTTGGCGCTGGCGGCGCTGTTCGGCGCGTGGATCGCCTTCGCCCTGGCCGCCCCCCGCCTGATCGACGGCGCGGTCGAGGCCTGGCGTCCCCTGCCCTCGAGCCAGTCGGTCAAGCAGCAGATCGCCCGTGATGCGCCGGCCTTCTGGTCGGATGAGCAGAACGCCCGAAACCGCATCGCCCTGATGGCTCGCTATGGGGTCAAGCGCTACGAGGACATTCCCAACGCCCGCATGGCCGAACTCGACCTGATGGAACGTCATAGCCATCAGGTCTTCGATCGCGTCCTGGGCGGTTTCTATGCGAAGGTCGCCGACCAGGATCGGTTGTTCTCCGCCTTGAGCGCCGGGTCGCCGGCGGCGGGCGCCCAGGTTCTTTCCGCCGCCGCCGTCGGCAGCGACTTCTCCCATCATCGCCACTTCATCGACCAGGCCGAGCGTTATCGGCGCGATCTGGTCAACGCCATGAACGCCGATGGCATGGCCCACCGCGCCCAGGGGACCGAGCGTCATCTCAATGACGAGACCCTGTGGTCGTCGATCCCGCCATTCGCCTATAGCGCCCCGCGCCTTGACCGGGCCGCGGGCACGGCCTGGCCAGCTCTGGCGGCACTCTTCGCCTGGCTTTTGGCCGCCATCTTCGCCCTGCGCCTCACCGCCCGGAAGCTCAAGCCATGA
- a CDS encoding DUF3526 domain-containing protein → MTPRFVDLFVWEWRQAGRSPLLWTILLALLVSFVWGAQNTAWLHREQSQAIARAVASSAAYDAQTRDLAKAFHAPVSPGKGQVAYWQDPTNIAGYSEYFVKQLAAKPHAPASALASGVSDLAPSRLEIKLNTPFGFLDTYDFQNPRGLALGRFDLAFAAVFLGPAALLLLLCLLCTVERDRGMLRLVASQSVAAPAWVGARVLAILAWVVPVATIGLVAAMAGAGAPGTAAASVAAAAVLLAAYLLFWGAVAYFVLARQPGAGAALSTLAAVWAILTIGAPIALGAVLSIIDPPPSPVLYVDAQRRTTDAVQDERDAIIESAINSRPQLASLARPLSALDHATRLSFLVPEIEQRLSALRTAAQDHRDRQYRAADTASWVLPSVGVENAFARLAGTDAARQRAFEDQARAYQQTLRAAVYPLVHAEMLIPVRPVERSTRGILNLETPPNLPAFVFVEPKGQTPVVRALTLASWLAVVGALIAMLAARRARIWRVVQ, encoded by the coding sequence ATGACCCCGCGCTTTGTCGATCTCTTCGTATGGGAATGGCGTCAGGCCGGCCGCTCGCCTTTGCTTTGGACGATCCTCCTGGCGCTGCTCGTCAGCTTCGTCTGGGGCGCTCAGAACACCGCGTGGCTTCATCGCGAGCAAAGCCAGGCGATCGCGCGCGCGGTCGCCTCCAGCGCCGCCTATGACGCCCAGACCCGCGACCTGGCCAAGGCGTTTCATGCACCCGTCTCGCCCGGCAAGGGCCAGGTCGCCTATTGGCAAGATCCCACCAACATCGCCGGATACAGCGAGTATTTCGTCAAGCAGCTGGCCGCCAAGCCGCATGCCCCGGCCTCGGCTCTGGCCAGCGGAGTCAGCGATCTTGCGCCCAGCCGCCTGGAGATAAAGCTCAACACCCCGTTCGGCTTTCTCGACACCTATGACTTTCAAAACCCTCGCGGCCTGGCGTTGGGCCGGTTTGATCTGGCGTTCGCCGCGGTGTTCCTGGGGCCGGCCGCGCTGCTTCTGCTCCTTTGCCTGCTTTGCACGGTCGAGCGCGACCGCGGCATGCTGCGTCTGGTCGCGTCGCAGTCGGTCGCCGCGCCGGCCTGGGTCGGGGCCCGCGTCCTGGCGATCCTCGCCTGGGTCGTTCCCGTGGCGACCATCGGCCTCGTCGCCGCCATGGCGGGGGCTGGAGCCCCGGGAACGGCCGCGGCCTCTGTCGCCGCAGCGGCCGTCCTCTTGGCCGCCTATCTGCTCTTCTGGGGGGCGGTCGCCTATTTCGTCCTGGCGCGCCAGCCCGGCGCGGGCGCGGCGCTGAGCACCCTCGCCGCGGTGTGGGCGATCTTGACCATCGGTGCGCCCATCGCCCTTGGGGCGGTGCTGTCGATCATCGATCCGCCGCCTTCGCCAGTGCTCTATGTCGACGCCCAACGCCGCACCACGGACGCCGTGCAGGATGAACGCGACGCGATCATAGAGTCGGCCATCAACAGCCGCCCCCAACTCGCCAGCCTGGCTCGGCCGCTGTCGGCCCTGGACCACGCGACACGTCTCAGCTTCCTGGTCCCCGAGATCGAACAGCGTCTGTCAGCTCTGCGAACGGCGGCGCAAGACCATCGTGACCGCCAGTATCGCGCCGCCGATACGGCCAGCTGGGTTTTGCCTTCGGTCGGCGTCGAGAACGCCTTCGCACGCCTGGCGGGTACGGACGCCGCCCGCCAGCGCGCGTTCGAAGATCAGGCCCGCGCCTATCAGCAGACCTTGCGGGCCGCGGTCTATCCGCTTGTTCACGCCGAGATGCTCATTCCTGTTCGCCCTGTCGAGCGATCAACCCGCGGCATCCTGAACCTCGAGACGCCCCCAAATCTCCCCGCGTTCGTCTTCGTCGAACCCAAGGGGCAAACCCCGGTCGTTCGTGCGCTCACCCTGGCCTCTTGGCTGGCCGTGGTCGGCGCGCTGATCGCGATGCTTGCTGCACGTCGAGCCCGGATCTGGAGGGTCGTCCAATGA